A region from the Volucribacter amazonae genome encodes:
- the rho gene encoding transcription termination factor Rho → MNLTELKNTPVPDLVKIGEEQMGLENLARLRKQDIIFAILKQHAQSGEDIFGQGVLEILPDGFGFLRSSDSSYLAGPDDIYVSPSQIRRFNLRTGDTIEGKIRPPKEGERYFALLKVDRVNDDRPEVSRSKILFENLTPLHANDRLRMERGNGSTEDLTARILDLASPIGKGQRGLIVAPPKAGKTMLIQNIAQSITHNYPECVLMVLLIDERPEEVTEMQRSVKGEVIASTFDEPASRHVQVAEMVIEKAKRLVEHKKDVVILLDSITRLARAYNTVTPASGKILSGGVDANALHRPKRFFGAARNVEEGGSLTIIATALVDTGSKMDEVIFEEFKGTGNMELHLSRKIAEKRVFPAIDFNPSGTRKEDLLTTPEELQKMWILRKILNPMGEVEAIEFLIDKLMMAKTNDEFFEIMKRS, encoded by the coding sequence ATGAATCTTACAGAATTAAAAAATACACCAGTTCCTGATCTTGTGAAAATTGGTGAAGAACAAATGGGCTTGGAAAATTTAGCTCGTTTACGTAAACAAGACATTATTTTTGCGATTTTAAAACAACATGCTCAAAGTGGTGAAGACATTTTTGGGCAAGGTGTGTTGGAAATTTTGCCTGATGGTTTTGGTTTCCTGCGTTCAAGTGATAGTTCTTATTTAGCAGGACCTGATGATATTTATGTATCGCCAAGCCAAATTCGCCGTTTTAATTTGCGTACTGGCGATACCATTGAAGGTAAAATTCGCCCGCCGAAAGAAGGGGAACGTTATTTTGCCTTATTAAAAGTGGATCGGGTTAATGATGACCGTCCAGAAGTTTCCCGTAGTAAAATCCTTTTTGAAAACTTAACCCCATTACATGCTAATGACCGCTTGCGTATGGAGCGAGGTAATGGTTCAACGGAAGATTTAACTGCTCGTATTTTAGATTTAGCTTCGCCGATTGGTAAAGGACAACGTGGTTTGATTGTTGCTCCCCCTAAAGCAGGTAAAACCATGTTAATTCAAAATATCGCTCAGAGCATTACCCATAATTATCCAGAATGTGTGCTAATGGTATTACTGATCGATGAACGTCCTGAGGAAGTAACGGAAATGCAACGTTCAGTGAAAGGGGAAGTGATTGCTTCTACTTTTGATGAACCTGCTTCTCGCCATGTACAAGTAGCAGAAATGGTGATTGAGAAAGCCAAGCGTTTAGTGGAGCATAAAAAAGATGTTGTCATTTTATTAGACTCTATTACGCGTTTGGCTCGTGCCTATAATACGGTTACGCCAGCTTCTGGGAAAATTTTATCTGGTGGGGTTGATGCTAATGCCTTGCATCGTCCTAAGCGTTTCTTTGGGGCTGCGCGTAATGTGGAAGAGGGCGGTAGCTTGACCATTATTGCCACTGCTTTGGTGGATACTGGTTCAAAAATGGACGAAGTGATCTTTGAAGAGTTTAAAGGTACGGGGAATATGGAATTGCATCTTTCGCGTAAAATCGCTGAAAAACGTGTGTTCCCTGCCATTGATTTCAATCCGTCAGGCACACGTAAAGAAGATCTGCTTACCACTCCAGAAGAATTACAAAAAATGTGGATCTTACGTAAAATTCTTAATCCTATGGGTGAAGTGGAAGCCATTGAATTCTTAATTGATAAGTTAATGATGGCGAAAACCAATGATGAATTTTTTGAAATCATGAAACGTTCTTAA
- the yciH gene encoding stress response translation initiation inhibitor YciH: MMTNELVYSTQTGRIKAQKPQPEKPKTDGIVRIQRQVSGRKGNGVSVITGLDLNETELQKLASELKKRCGCGGAVKGFNIEIQGEKRELLKQLLEQKGFKVKLAGG, from the coding sequence ATGATGACTAATGAGTTAGTTTATTCTACGCAAACAGGCAGGATAAAAGCGCAAAAACCTCAGCCAGAAAAACCGAAAACGGACGGTATTGTGCGAATTCAACGTCAAGTAAGTGGACGAAAAGGCAATGGCGTGAGTGTGATTACAGGGCTAGATTTAAATGAAACGGAATTGCAAAAACTGGCTTCCGAGTTGAAAAAGCGTTGTGGTTGCGGTGGTGCAGTAAAAGGTTTTAACATAGAAATTCAAGGGGAAAAGCGTGAGCTTTTAAAACAGCTCTTAGAACAAAAAGGCTTTAAGGTAAAATTGGCTGGTGGTTAA
- the pyrF gene encoding orotidine-5'-phosphate decarboxylase: MSSKIIVALDYETEREALALVDQIDPSLCRLKVGKEMFTTLGTEFIKQLHKRHFQVFLDLKYHDIPNTVARAVRSAADLGVWMVDLHASGGLRMMETAKKILEPYGKDAPLLIAVTVLTSMEDVDLLQIGINTSPMEQVIRLARLCQRAELDGVVCSPQEVAILREQCGADFKLVTPGIRPEGSDFADQRRVMTPLEAIQAGSDYLVIGRPITQSTDPVAVLKKINQSLN, encoded by the coding sequence ATGTCGAGCAAAATTATTGTTGCGTTAGATTATGAAACAGAACGTGAAGCCTTAGCGCTTGTTGATCAAATCGATCCAAGTTTATGTCGCTTAAAAGTTGGCAAAGAAATGTTTACTACTTTAGGTACAGAGTTCATTAAACAACTACATAAACGTCATTTTCAGGTTTTTTTAGATTTAAAATATCATGATATTCCAAATACAGTGGCAAGAGCGGTACGTTCTGCGGCAGATTTAGGTGTTTGGATGGTTGATTTACATGCGAGTGGTGGTTTGCGAATGATGGAAACCGCAAAAAAAATTCTAGAGCCTTATGGTAAAGATGCACCGTTATTAATTGCTGTAACCGTATTAACCAGTATGGAAGATGTGGATTTATTGCAAATTGGTATCAATACCTCGCCGATGGAGCAAGTCATTCGTTTAGCCAGATTATGTCAGCGAGCTGAATTAGATGGTGTAGTTTGTTCACCACAAGAAGTGGCGATTTTGCGTGAACAATGTGGCGCAGATTTTAAATTGGTTACCCCCGGTATTCGCCCTGAGGGAAGTGATTTTGCCGATCAACGGCGTGTTATGACCCCATTAGAGGCAATTCAAGCTGGTTCGGATTATTTAGTGATTGGACGTCCTATTACTCAATCAACGGATCCTGTTGCGGTATTGAAGAAAATTAACCAATCGTTAAATTAA
- the lapB gene encoding lipopolysaccharide assembly protein LapB gives MLELLFLLLPIAVAYGWYMGHRSAKKDQEDISNKISRDYVTGVNLLLSNQQEKAVDLFLAMLQKQQSENEIDTGSRFEAELTLGNLFRSRGEVDRALRIHQALDRSPDYSFEQKLLAKQQLAKDFLTVGFYDRAENLYILLVDEPDFAEGALQQLARIYQKTKEWEKAINVAEKLAIIAPKQNNIELAHYYCEYAFSLFESAPEQAEKLLLEALNVSNSCARASILLAKLAINQRDYQSAVQYFEKILSQNSAYIGEVLEELKSCYQQLQQIDNFELFLIRASQQCANSDVILALTDLIEAKDGKSAAQAKLYQQLSRLPSMNLFYRFIQYQIDEAEAGSGKESLILLHNMVNERIRQNFAYHCTNCGYRSHKLMWYCPSCRQWETIKPVQTIEN, from the coding sequence ATGCTTGAATTGCTGTTTCTGCTTTTGCCAATAGCGGTGGCTTATGGTTGGTATATGGGGCATCGTAGTGCAAAAAAGGATCAGGAAGATATTAGTAATAAAATTTCTCGAGATTATGTAACGGGGGTAAACCTTTTACTTTCAAATCAACAGGAAAAAGCAGTTGATCTCTTTTTGGCTATGTTGCAAAAGCAACAATCAGAAAATGAAATTGATACAGGCTCTCGTTTTGAGGCTGAGCTGACTTTAGGTAACTTATTTCGTTCTCGTGGTGAAGTAGATCGTGCATTACGTATTCATCAAGCCTTGGATCGTAGCCCAGATTATAGCTTTGAACAAAAATTATTAGCCAAGCAACAGCTTGCTAAGGATTTTTTGACCGTAGGGTTTTATGATCGAGCCGAAAATTTGTATATTTTATTAGTTGATGAACCAGATTTTGCTGAAGGTGCGTTACAACAATTAGCGCGTATTTATCAAAAAACTAAAGAGTGGGAAAAAGCCATTAATGTGGCGGAAAAACTTGCTATTATTGCCCCTAAACAAAATAATATTGAGCTTGCACATTATTATTGCGAATATGCTTTTAGTTTATTTGAATCAGCACCTGAACAAGCGGAAAAGTTATTGTTAGAGGCGTTGAATGTGTCAAATAGTTGCGCAAGAGCCTCAATATTATTGGCGAAATTAGCCATTAATCAGCGAGATTATCAAAGTGCGGTACAATATTTTGAAAAAATTTTATCGCAAAATTCAGCTTATATTGGTGAAGTTTTAGAGGAGTTAAAATCCTGTTACCAGCAGTTACAGCAAATTGATAATTTTGAGTTATTTCTTATCCGAGCAAGTCAACAATGTGCGAACAGTGATGTCATACTCGCCTTAACAGATTTAATTGAAGCTAAAGATGGAAAATCGGCCGCTCAAGCAAAACTTTATCAACAGCTTAGTCGTTTACCAAGTATGAATTTATTTTACCGCTTTATCCAATATCAAATTGATGAAGCAGAAGCAGGAAGTGGTAAGGAAAGTTTGATTTTATTGCATAATATGGTAAATGAGCGAATTAGACAAAATTTTGCTTATCATTGTACGAATTGCGGTTATCGTAGCCATAAATTGATGTGGTATTGTCCATCTTGTCGTCAGTGGGAAACCATTAAACCAGTACAAACTATTGAAAATTAG
- a CDS encoding LapA family protein, producing MLKYILGLIIVLAIVLVAVTIGANNDQVISFNYLIAQQQFQLSTLVALLFGLGLILGWLITGFFYLKLKFKNISLQRQVKRQAQQISELTPVRKAE from the coding sequence ATGTTAAAGTATATTTTAGGATTGATTATTGTTTTAGCTATTGTTTTAGTTGCTGTTACTATTGGGGCTAACAATGATCAAGTGATCAGTTTTAACTATCTTATTGCGCAACAACAGTTCCAGTTATCAACACTGGTTGCCTTGTTATTTGGTTTGGGATTAATTCTTGGTTGGTTAATTACAGGTTTTTTCTATCTCAAATTAAAATTCAAAAATATTAGCCTACAACGTCAAGTTAAACGTCAAGCCCAACAAATTAGTGAATTAACTCCTGTGCGCAAGGCTGAATAA
- the mdh gene encoding malate dehydrogenase — protein MKVAVLGAAGGIGQALALLLKLQLPSGSELSLYDIAPITPGVAADVSHIPTAVKVVGFAGEDPTPALQGADVVLISAGVARKPGMDRSDLFNINAGIVRNLVEKIATVCPKACVGIITNPVNTTVAIAAEVLKKAGVYDKRKLFGVTTLDVLRSETFVAELKGLDIDKVNVPVIGGHSGVTILPLLSQVNGVNWSDEEVSALTQRIQNAGTEVVEAKAGGGSATLSMAQAAARFARSLVKGLSGESVVECTYVEGNGEYARFFAQPVRLGKEGVEEILPVGSLSTFEQTALENMLATLRADIELGENFVNQ, from the coding sequence ATGAAAGTTGCCGTTTTAGGTGCCGCAGGTGGTATTGGTCAAGCATTAGCATTATTATTAAAATTACAATTACCATCAGGTTCAGAATTATCTTTATACGATATTGCCCCTATTACACCGGGGGTTGCGGCTGATGTGAGTCATATTCCTACCGCAGTAAAGGTCGTGGGGTTTGCAGGCGAAGATCCAACACCAGCATTACAAGGTGCTGATGTGGTGTTAATTTCTGCTGGAGTAGCAAGAAAGCCAGGCATGGATCGTTCCGATTTATTTAACATTAATGCGGGAATTGTACGTAATTTAGTGGAAAAAATTGCAACGGTTTGCCCAAAAGCCTGTGTGGGGATTATTACCAATCCTGTGAATACGACTGTTGCTATTGCGGCTGAAGTGTTGAAAAAAGCAGGGGTCTATGATAAACGTAAATTGTTTGGCGTAACGACTTTAGATGTATTGCGTTCGGAAACTTTTGTGGCTGAGCTTAAAGGGTTGGATATTGATAAGGTAAATGTACCTGTTATTGGCGGGCATTCAGGTGTTACAATTTTACCATTATTATCCCAAGTGAATGGTGTAAATTGGAGCGATGAAGAAGTATCCGCATTAACTCAGCGTATTCAAAATGCTGGAACAGAAGTAGTAGAAGCCAAGGCTGGCGGGGGATCTGCCACCTTGTCAATGGCTCAAGCCGCCGCACGTTTTGCTCGTTCTTTAGTGAAAGGCTTAAGTGGTGAGTCTGTTGTTGAATGTACCTATGTGGAAGGTAATGGCGAATATGCCCGTTTCTTTGCTCAACCTGTGCGTTTAGGTAAAGAAGGGGTAGAAGAAATTTTACCAGTTGGTTCATTAAGTACATTTGAGCAAACAGCTTTAGAAAATATGTTAGCCACATTGCGAGCAGATATTGAATTAGGCGAGAATTTCGTTAATCAATAA
- the argR gene encoding transcriptional regulator ArgR: MSDKLDNLQTAFKHLLSQQRFGSQSEIVNALQELGFSQINQSKVSRMLTKFGAVRTRNSRMEMVYCLPAELSVPNTSSPLKNLVLDIDYNAMLIVVKTTPGAAQLIARLLDSLGKTDGILGTIAGDDTIFITPTKETKIEQLITNIQQLFDNSL; encoded by the coding sequence ATGTCAGATAAACTTGATAATCTACAAACGGCATTTAAACATTTATTATCTCAACAACGTTTTGGCTCACAAAGCGAAATCGTCAATGCTTTACAGGAACTTGGTTTTAGCCAAATTAATCAATCCAAAGTTTCACGTATGCTAACCAAATTTGGCGCTGTACGCACCCGTAATAGCCGTATGGAAATGGTCTATTGTTTACCCGCTGAACTTAGTGTCCCCAATACCAGTAGCCCATTAAAAAATCTTGTATTGGATATTGACTATAATGCCATGTTAATTGTAGTAAAAACCACCCCGGGTGCCGCTCAATTAATTGCCCGTTTATTAGATTCATTAGGCAAAACTGATGGTATTTTAGGTACAATCGCTGGCGATGATACCATTTTCATTACGCCAACTAAAGAAACAAAAATAGAGCAACTAATAACAAACATTCAACAGCTTTTTGATAACTCATTATAA
- a CDS encoding TIGR01777 family oxidoreductase, producing the protein MKVFITGATGLVGQQLTKRLLQQQYQITILTRSAQRAKQLFADKVSICTNLTDYQNFNTFDAIINLAGEPIFQHYWTNKQKQKLTDSRVQLTQQLVQRINQSQTPPHTFISGSAMGYYGDCGQQKIDENTKNGDQFPARLCLQWEQTACNAQTRVCLLRTGIVLAKQGGALKAMLPLYRAGLAGKLGNGKQYWAWISLEDMVNGILFLLHNPNCQGSFNMVSPYPVTNQEFNRILAQFVKRPAIITVPRCLLTLLLGERAQLLLDSQKAYPMKLLSMGFQFSYPKLKLALPKILAKD; encoded by the coding sequence ATGAAAGTCTTTATCACTGGTGCAACAGGATTAGTTGGGCAACAGCTTACTAAACGCTTACTCCAACAACAATATCAAATCACAATATTGACACGCTCAGCCCAAAGAGCCAAACAATTATTTGCCGATAAAGTGAGCATTTGCACCAATCTCACTGATTATCAAAACTTTAATACTTTTGATGCCATTATTAATTTAGCAGGCGAACCTATTTTTCAACATTATTGGACAAATAAGCAAAAACAAAAATTAACTGATAGTCGTGTTCAACTCACACAACAATTAGTACAACGCATTAATCAAAGCCAAACACCACCTCATACATTTATATCAGGATCAGCAATGGGTTACTATGGGGATTGTGGTCAACAAAAAATAGATGAAAACACCAAAAATGGCGATCAATTCCCCGCTCGACTTTGCCTACAATGGGAACAAACAGCTTGCAATGCCCAAACACGAGTATGCTTACTACGAACAGGCATTGTACTAGCAAAACAAGGCGGTGCATTAAAAGCAATGCTCCCTCTCTATCGTGCTGGCTTGGCAGGCAAACTAGGTAACGGAAAACAATATTGGGCTTGGATCAGCCTTGAAGATATGGTCAATGGTATTCTTTTTCTATTACATAATCCCAACTGCCAAGGCAGTTTTAATATGGTTTCACCTTATCCCGTAACCAATCAAGAATTTAATCGTATATTAGCCCAATTCGTCAAACGCCCAGCAATAATAACCGTACCTCGTTGCTTACTAACATTGCTCTTAGGCGAACGTGCACAATTATTATTAGATAGCCAAAAAGCTTATCCCATGAAATTGCTATCCATGGGATTTCAATTTAGTTATCCTAAATTGAAATTAGCATTACCAAAAATTTTGGCGAAAGATTAA
- the der gene encoding ribosome biogenesis GTPase Der, with product MTPVVALVGRPNVGKSTLFNRLTRTRDALVADFPGLTRDRKYGQAHIAGYDFIVIDTGGIDGSEQGVEEKMAEQSLLAIEEADVVLFLVDARAGLTSADIGIAQYLRQRQQKKTVLVANKTDGIDADSHCAEFYQLALGEVVQIAASQGRGVNQLMENVLAPLFEQQAQPTQSAVQNEENFELASQQDEWEQEFDFHNEEDSQLLDQVLADEYQHDENKNIKIAIVGRPNVGKSTLTNRILGEDRVVVYDMPGTTRDSIYIPMERDGQQYTLIDTAGVRKRGKVTLTVEKFSVIKTLQAIQDANVVLLTIDAREGISDQDLSLLGFILNAGRSLVIVVNKWDGLDQDIKDQVKSELDRRLDFIDFARIHFISALHGSGVGNLFESIQEAYACATQKMTTSMLTRILQMATDEHQPPMVSGRRIKLKYAHPGGYNPPIIVVHGNQIERLPDSYKRYLTNYYRRSLKIIGSPIRLLLQEGSNPFAGKRNTLTPTQLRKRKRLMKFIKKSKK from the coding sequence ATGACTCCTGTTGTTGCATTAGTTGGGCGACCTAATGTGGGAAAATCCACGTTATTTAACCGTTTAACCCGAACTCGAGATGCGTTAGTGGCTGATTTCCCTGGATTAACCCGAGATCGTAAATATGGGCAAGCACATATTGCAGGTTATGATTTTATTGTGATAGATACAGGGGGCATTGATGGCTCAGAACAAGGTGTCGAAGAGAAAATGGCTGAACAATCGTTATTAGCGATTGAAGAGGCTGACGTAGTGCTATTTTTAGTGGACGCACGAGCAGGGCTAACTTCCGCAGATATTGGTATTGCACAATATTTACGCCAACGGCAACAAAAGAAAACTGTCTTAGTGGCGAACAAAACTGATGGCATTGATGCTGACTCACATTGTGCTGAATTTTATCAATTAGCCTTAGGAGAAGTAGTACAAATCGCTGCCTCACAAGGACGAGGAGTAAATCAATTAATGGAAAATGTGCTTGCACCATTATTTGAGCAACAAGCACAACCAACCCAAAGTGCGGTGCAAAATGAAGAAAATTTTGAACTTGCATCACAACAAGATGAATGGGAACAGGAATTTGACTTCCACAATGAGGAAGATAGCCAACTGTTAGATCAAGTCCTAGCAGATGAATATCAACATGATGAAAATAAAAATATTAAAATCGCCATTGTCGGTCGCCCCAATGTAGGCAAATCTACACTAACTAACCGTATCTTAGGGGAAGATCGTGTTGTAGTTTACGATATGCCGGGCACCACTAGAGATAGCATTTATATTCCAATGGAACGTGATGGTCAACAATATACCTTAATTGATACCGCTGGCGTGCGTAAACGTGGCAAAGTAACCTTGACCGTAGAAAAGTTTTCAGTAATAAAAACATTGCAAGCAATTCAAGATGCCAATGTCGTATTACTCACTATTGACGCACGCGAAGGCATTTCTGACCAAGATTTATCTTTATTAGGTTTTATTTTAAATGCTGGACGTTCGCTTGTGATTGTCGTCAATAAATGGGACGGCTTAGATCAAGATATTAAAGATCAAGTAAAATCAGAATTAGATCGCCGATTAGATTTTATTGATTTTGCCCGTATTCATTTTATTTCAGCTTTACATGGCAGTGGCGTAGGTAATTTATTTGAATCAATTCAAGAGGCTTATGCTTGTGCTACGCAAAAAATGACAACTTCAATGCTGACACGCATTTTACAAATGGCAACAGATGAGCATCAACCACCTATGGTAAGCGGTCGTCGTATTAAATTAAAATATGCTCACCCAGGTGGTTATAATCCCCCTATTATTGTTGTACATGGCAACCAAATTGAACGATTACCAGATTCTTATAAACGTTATTTAACCAATTATTATCGCCGCAGTCTAAAAATTATTGGTAGCCCAATTCGTTTATTGTTGCAAGAAGGCAGTAACCCTTTCGCAGGAAAGCGTAATACCTTAACCCCAACTCAGCTACGCAAACGCAAGCGATTAATGAAGTTTATTAAGAAATCCAAAAAATAG
- a CDS encoding peroxiredoxin C yields MVLVTREAPDFDAAAVLGNGEIVDNFNFKRHVAGKAAVIFFYPLDFTFVCPSELIAFDHRYEEFAKRGVEVIGVSIDSQFSHNAWRKTPTDKGGIGEVKYALVADVKHEIAKAYGIEHPEAGVALRASFLIDKHGVVRHQVVNDLPLGRNIDEMLRMVDALQFHEEHGEVCPAQWEKGKEGMKDNPEGVASYLKQHADKL; encoded by the coding sequence ATGGTATTAGTAACACGTGAAGCCCCTGATTTTGATGCAGCAGCGGTATTAGGCAACGGTGAAATCGTTGACAATTTTAATTTTAAAAGACATGTTGCAGGCAAAGCAGCTGTTATTTTCTTTTACCCATTAGACTTTACTTTCGTTTGCCCATCAGAGTTAATTGCTTTTGATCATCGTTATGAAGAATTTGCTAAACGTGGTGTAGAAGTTATTGGTGTTTCTATTGACTCTCAATTTAGCCACAATGCTTGGCGTAAAACTCCAACAGACAAAGGCGGTATTGGTGAAGTTAAATATGCTTTAGTTGCAGACGTTAAGCACGAAATTGCTAAAGCCTATGGTATTGAACACCCAGAAGCAGGTGTTGCATTACGAGCTTCATTCTTAATTGATAAACATGGTGTTGTTCGTCATCAAGTGGTTAACGATCTACCTTTAGGTCGTAACATTGATGAAATGTTACGTATGGTTGATGCTTTACAATTCCATGAAGAACATGGCGAAGTTTGCCCAGCACAATGGGAAAAAGGCAAAGAGGGAATGAAAGATAACCCTGAAGGCGTAGCAAGCTACTTAAAACAACACGCAGACAAACTCTAA
- the metC gene encoding cystathionine beta-lyase: MTKITNFSTALIHSGRHKRVTQGSVNPVVQRASSLIFDNLADKKQATINRAKGGLFYGRRGTLTHFALQEAMCELEGGAGCYLFPCGAAAVSNSLLAFVRTGDHILMTGAAYEPTQDFCNKTLKNFGVETSYYDPLCGEQIAQLVRPNTKVLFLESPSSLTFEVPDIPSIVKSVRSINPDIVVMIDNTWSGGLLFNALQYDIDISIQAGTKYLVGHSDVMIGTAVANARCWDQLRENAYLMGQMVDADSAYMTARGLRTLAVRLKQHEQNGIAVANWLAQQPMVKAVYHPALASCPGHEYFKRDFNGSSGLFSFELQQKLSQTQLEAFMNNFKLFSMAYSWGGYESLILFNQPEEIAKIRPNIDRTLSGTLIRVHIGLENVDDLIADLDAGFARLTSTD; encoded by the coding sequence ATGACAAAAATAACGAATTTTTCTACCGCACTTATTCATAGTGGACGTCATAAGAGGGTTACACAAGGGAGCGTAAATCCTGTTGTACAACGTGCGTCTTCATTGATTTTTGATAATTTGGCTGACAAAAAACAGGCAACCATTAATCGTGCTAAAGGTGGATTATTTTATGGGCGGCGAGGCACATTAACCCATTTTGCCTTGCAAGAGGCAATGTGTGAATTAGAGGGAGGTGCTGGTTGTTATTTATTTCCCTGTGGAGCTGCTGCGGTAAGCAATAGTTTATTAGCCTTTGTTCGTACAGGTGATCATATTTTGATGACGGGGGCGGCTTATGAACCCACTCAAGATTTTTGTAATAAAACCTTAAAAAATTTTGGGGTAGAAACCAGTTATTATGATCCGCTTTGTGGTGAACAAATCGCTCAACTTGTTCGTCCTAATACTAAAGTGCTTTTTTTGGAAAGTCCAAGTTCGCTGACTTTTGAAGTTCCCGATATTCCAAGTATCGTTAAAAGTGTGAGATCCATTAATCCTGATATTGTAGTGATGATTGATAATACTTGGTCAGGAGGGCTTTTGTTTAACGCATTACAATATGATATTGATATTTCTATTCAAGCTGGAACAAAATATTTAGTTGGGCATTCTGATGTGATGATAGGTACTGCGGTAGCAAATGCACGTTGTTGGGATCAATTACGAGAAAATGCTTATCTTATGGGGCAAATGGTTGATGCTGATAGTGCCTATATGACAGCAAGGGGATTGCGTACCTTAGCAGTGCGCTTAAAACAGCATGAACAAAATGGTATTGCCGTAGCAAATTGGCTTGCTCAACAACCTATGGTAAAAGCGGTTTATCACCCTGCTTTGGCTAGTTGTCCGGGACATGAATATTTTAAACGGGATTTTAATGGCTCAAGTGGATTATTTTCTTTTGAATTACAGCAAAAACTTTCACAAACTCAACTTGAAGCATTTATGAATAATTTTAAATTATTTAGTATGGCTTATTCTTGGGGAGGCTATGAGTCGTTAATTTTATTTAATCAACCTGAAGAGATCGCCAAAATTCGTCCTAATATTGACCGCACTTTAAGCGGAACATTAATTCGTGTACATATTGGTTTAGAAAATGTTGATGATCTTATTGCTGATTTAGACGCAGGTTTTGCACGTTTAACTTCAACAGATTAA